TCGAATCAAGCGCGCGAGCTTTGCGACGCGCTCGGACATCAATACAAGCTCGTCTTCGGACGCAATCGCGATCTGCGCGGCGCGGATTATGGCAACGCGACGCTGACGCATCTTCCGGTCGCTCGGAGCGAGAATTACAACATCACCTGGAAGCATCGCGAGCCACGCGGATGCCTGCGCACAGATCTTCGTCTCGCCAGCGGCGCCTTGCTGCACGTCTTCAATGTTCATCTCGGTACCAGCTACCTGGAACGTCGCGCGCAGGGTCCTTTACTGCTGAGCGATCGCATGCTCAATCACGCGGCTCACACGGGACCGCGCGTTATCCTCGGAGATTTCAATGAATGGACGCGCGGCCTCACATCCGAGCTGATGGTGAAGCAGTTTCGCAA
This genomic interval from Terriglobales bacterium contains the following:
- a CDS encoding endonuclease/exonuclease/phosphatase family protein; its protein translation is MASTIRLVTYNIHKCRGWDRRVSPERIARVLAALDADCIALQEVVDGSPIGRSNQARELCDALGHQYKLVFGRNRDLRGADYGNATLTHLPVARSENYNITWKHREPRGCLRTDLRLASGALLHVFNVHLGTSYLERRAQGPLLLSDRMLNHAAHTGPRVILGDFNEWTRGLTSELMVKQFRKIHLRQHQRKRGSFPGPLPVLELDHIYYDEKLELARFELVRTRLSLVASDHLPLLAEFKIKSG